DNA sequence from the Roseofilum casamattae BLCC-M143 genome:
CGATAAAGGCCCAGAGAAATTCAAATAAAGGCCCGGAGAAGTTCATTAAACCCGATCGCTGGAGATGATTGTACGAGGTTACCGTTGTCCGGGGATGGGTGCTTCTCCACCTTCGAGGCCCAAGGATTCCAGCATTTCGCGATCGCGCTCTGGAGGTTGGCCGAGGGTGGTTAAATAGTGGCCGACAAGCATGGCATTAATTCCAGCTTTCAGTCCTAATGCTTGCATATCGCCCATCACGACTTCCCGTCCGCCAGCATAGCGGATGATTTGTTCCGGCAGAATCAGGCGGAAAATAGCGATCGCCTTTAGAGCTTCGTAAGGATCGAGTCGGTCTTGTTTTCCGATAGGAGTGCCTTCGCGAGGATTGAGCAAGTTCAGGGGAACCGACTCTACGGCTAACTCGCGCAGAGACAAGGCCAAATCCACTCGGTCTTCCCAACTTTCGCCCATGCCCAAAATACCGCCGGTGCAGGCTTGAATGCCGACTGCTTTCAGGTTTTTGATGGTTTCTACTCGGTCTTGCCACTGATGAGTCGTCGCAACCGAGGGGAAATAGTTTTCCGAAGCTTCCAGGTTATGGTTATAGCGCGTGACTCCTGCCTCTTTCAGCGCTCGTGCTTGTTCTGGGGTGACTTCCCCGAGAGCGCAACAGGGTTTGATATCGGTTTCGTCGATAATTTGGCGAACGGTTTCGAGGATGCGATCGAACTCTCCAGACTTGGGAGAACTATACTTCGGTCCCCGTCCTTGACTGACCAAACAGAAGCGCTTGGCTCCAGCTACGGCTGCGGCTTTGGCTTGCGCTAAAATTTCTTCCGTAGATTTCAGTTCGTAGATGGGAGAATCTTTACCGGGATGGTGCGCTGACTGGGCGCAAAACCCGCAGTTTTCGGAACAATTGCCCGACTTGACGTTAACAATACTGCACAGATCGACCACATTACCGCAGCATTCTTGACGAACGCGATCCGCTGCCGCACAGAGCAAGAGAATATTTTCTTGTCCTTCAATTTGCGTTAGCGCCAGTGCTTCGTCTTTGGTGAGTCGTTTTCCGGCGATAATCCGATCGCTGAG
Encoded proteins:
- the bioB gene encoding biotin synthase BioB gives rise to the protein MVQAPLADRSQKLGRSPSDCSPHLLDASSLGAWLDGLSDRIIAGKRLTKDEALALTQIEGQENILLLCAAADRVRQECCGNVVDLCSIVNVKSGNCSENCGFCAQSAHHPGKDSPIYELKSTEEILAQAKAAAVAGAKRFCLVSQGRGPKYSSPKSGEFDRILETVRQIIDETDIKPCCALGEVTPEQARALKEAGVTRYNHNLEASENYFPSVATTHQWQDRVETIKNLKAVGIQACTGGILGMGESWEDRVDLALSLRELAVESVPLNLLNPREGTPIGKQDRLDPYEALKAIAIFRLILPEQIIRYAGGREVVMGDMQALGLKAGINAMLVGHYLTTLGQPPERDREMLESLGLEGGEAPIPGQR